In Cynocephalus volans isolate mCynVol1 chromosome 3, mCynVol1.pri, whole genome shotgun sequence, one DNA window encodes the following:
- the IMP3 gene encoding U3 small nucleolar ribonucleoprotein protein IMP3, giving the protein MVRKLKFHEQKLLKQVDFLNWEVTDHNLHELRVLRRYRLQRREDYTRYNQLSRAVRELARRLRDLPERDPFRVRATAALLDKLYALGLVPTRGSLELCDFVTASSFCRRRLPTVLLKLRMAQHLQAAVAFVEQGHVRVGPDVVTDPAFLVTRSMEDFVTWVDSSKIKRHVLEYNEERDDFDLEA; this is encoded by the coding sequence ATGGTGCGGAAGCTTAAGTTCCACGAGCAGAAGCTGCTGAAGCAAGTGGACTTCCTCAATTGGGAGGTCACTGACCACAACTTGCACGAGCTGCGCGTGCTGCGGCGATATCGGCTGCAGCGGCGGGAGGACTACACGCGCTACAATCAGCTGAGCCGTGCCGTGCGCGAGCTGGCGCGGCGCTTGCGCGACCTGCCCGAGCGCGACCCGTTCCGCGTGCGCGCGACGGCCGCGCTGCTGGACAAGCTGTATGCTCTCGGCCTGGTGCCAACTCGTGGCTCGCTCGAACTCTGCGACTTCGTCACGGCCTCGTCTTTCTGCCGGCGCCGCCTGCCAACCGTGCTCCTCAAGCTGCGCATGGCACAGCACCTCCAGGCTGCCGTGGCCTTCGTGGAACAGGGCCACGTGCGGGTGGGTCCCGACGTGGTAACTGACCCCGCCTTTCTCGTCACGCGCAGCATGGAGGACTTTGTCACCTGGGTTGACTCGTCCAAGATCAAGCGGCACGTGCTGGAGTACAATGAGGAGCGCGATGACTTCGATCTGGAAGCCTAG